A single window of Xiphophorus hellerii strain 12219 chromosome 12, Xiphophorus_hellerii-4.1, whole genome shotgun sequence DNA harbors:
- the tesca gene encoding tescalcin a, with protein MGATQTHSEYQYENMVGKTGFSTEQIKNLHMRFQQLCGDGKKLRKEHLENIPTLADNPIKTEIIEAFFDKRNQRNNELGSYEEIGFEEFLMVMSHFRPPSIKTSAEEKAAMRKQKVRFLFNMHDTDGDGKITLEEYRKTVEELLSESESIGQEVARAIADAAMLEVASTNVPNMGPDDFYEGITLEHFEQILKDLEMESRMYVRFLDMNTANLRCGK; from the exons ATGGgagccacacaaacacactccgAGTACCAATACGAGAACATGGTGGGAAAAACTGGAT TTTCAACCGAGCAGATTAAAAACCTGCACATGCGATTTCAGCAGCTGTGTGGAGATGGCAAAAAACTAAG AAAAGAACACCTGGAGAACATACCAACTCTCGCCGATAACCCCATCAAAACGGAAATTATCGaggcgttctttgataaaag GAACCAGCGTAATAATGAGTTGGGATCATATGAGGAAATCGGCTTTGAGGAGTTCCTCATGGTCATGTCCCACTTCCGTCCTCCAAGTATTAAAACATCAGCGGAGGAGAAGGCGGCAATGAGAAAACAGAAGGTTCGCT tccTGTTCAACATGCACGACACCGACGGTGATGGCAAAATTACGCTGGAGGAGTACAGAAAG ACTGTCGAGGAACTTCTTTCAGAAAGTGAGTCCATTGGGCAGGAAGTTGCTAGGGCGATAGCAGATGCTGCCATGCTGGAGGTGGCGAGCACAAATGTGCCCAACATG GGCCCGGATGACTTCTACGAAGGAATTACATTGGAACATTTTGAACAG ATTCTAAAAGACCTTGAAATGGAGTCCAGGATGTATGTTCGCTTTCTGGATATGAACACCGCTAATCTGCGTTGTGGAAAATAA